A DNA window from Amycolatopsis sp. DSM 110486 contains the following coding sequences:
- a CDS encoding helix-turn-helix transcriptional regulator has product MARAATTTDVFNAVAEPRRREILDVLAGGEYPVNDLVRLLGMGQPQVSKHLRVLREVGAVDVRDEGRQRLYRLNGRALKPIHDWVRQFERSWEERFELLDSVLEELERTDDRSTGEESDHDRDDNGHGEGDPAGR; this is encoded by the coding sequence GTGGCACGAGCAGCGACGACGACCGACGTGTTCAACGCCGTGGCCGAACCGCGGCGACGGGAGATTCTCGATGTGCTCGCCGGTGGCGAGTACCCCGTGAACGACCTCGTCCGGCTGCTCGGCATGGGGCAGCCGCAGGTGTCGAAACACCTGCGCGTGCTGCGCGAAGTGGGCGCGGTCGACGTCCGGGACGAAGGACGTCAGCGCTTGTACCGGCTCAACGGCCGTGCCCTGAAGCCGATCCACGACTGGGTGCGGCAGTTCGAGCGCTCCTGGGAGGAGCGGTTCGAGCTGCTGGATTCCGTGCTGGAGGAACTCGAACGCACCGACGACCGATCCACGGGCGAGGAGAGCGACCATGACCGAGACGACAACGGGCACGGCGAAGGTGACCCTGCCGGCCGATGA
- a CDS encoding SRPBCC family protein, protein MTETTTGTAKVTLPADDQILITREFAAPRHLVYRAWTTPELVKRFWAGHRGTMRSVEIDLRVGGRWRYVLDANGGFEVAFHGEYREIVPNERIVSSEVYETPGASDEDAAITTTTFTGSGDRTSLSILMETGSREVRDAIIESGMEGGMQEQMDLLEELAASLA, encoded by the coding sequence ATGACCGAGACGACAACGGGCACGGCGAAGGTGACCCTGCCGGCCGATGACCAGATCCTGATCACCCGCGAGTTCGCCGCCCCGCGGCACCTCGTCTACCGCGCGTGGACCACACCTGAGCTGGTCAAACGCTTCTGGGCGGGCCACCGCGGCACCATGCGGTCCGTCGAGATCGACCTGCGCGTCGGCGGCCGGTGGCGCTACGTTCTCGACGCCAACGGCGGCTTCGAGGTCGCGTTCCACGGCGAGTACCGCGAGATCGTCCCGAACGAACGCATCGTCAGCAGCGAGGTCTACGAAACCCCCGGCGCGTCCGACGAGGACGCCGCCATCACCACCACGACGTTCACCGGCTCGGGCGACCGCACCAGCCTGTCGATCCTCATGGAGACTGGCAGCCGGGAAGTCCGCGACGCCATCATCGAGTCCGGTATGGAGGGTGGCATGCAGGAGCAGATGGACCTGCTGGAGGAGCTGGCCGCCTCGCTTGCCTGA
- a CDS encoding SDR family oxidoreductase has product MNGKITLITGASSGIGEATALRLAADGHHVVLGARRTDRLAALTEKVRANGGDADFRQLDVTSLESVRAFVAAAHETHGRVDVLVNNAGVMPLSTLDKLRVDDWNRMIDVNLRGTLHGIAAVLPLMGETGGHIVNVASTSGLRVDPTAAVYCATKFGVRALSEGLRQENTNIRVTIVSPGFTHSELADQGGDPETQAAARAASEQLGIPASAVTDAIAYAVSQPAAVDVNEIVVRPTAQT; this is encoded by the coding sequence ATGAACGGCAAGATCACGCTGATCACAGGCGCGAGCAGCGGCATCGGGGAGGCCACCGCGCTGCGCCTGGCCGCCGACGGTCACCACGTCGTCCTAGGCGCGCGCCGCACCGACCGGCTCGCGGCGCTCACGGAGAAAGTCCGCGCGAACGGCGGTGATGCCGACTTCCGGCAACTGGACGTGACCAGCCTGGAGAGCGTGCGCGCGTTCGTGGCGGCCGCGCACGAGACCCACGGCCGAGTGGACGTGCTGGTGAACAACGCCGGCGTGATGCCGCTGTCCACTCTGGACAAGCTCCGCGTCGACGACTGGAACCGCATGATCGACGTGAACCTGCGCGGCACGCTGCACGGGATCGCCGCCGTGTTGCCGCTGATGGGCGAAACCGGGGGGCACATCGTGAATGTCGCGTCGACGTCCGGCCTGCGCGTGGACCCGACGGCGGCCGTGTACTGCGCGACGAAGTTCGGGGTGCGGGCGCTTTCCGAAGGCCTGCGCCAGGAGAACACGAACATCCGCGTCACCATCGTCAGCCCGGGCTTCACGCACTCCGAGCTCGCCGACCAGGGCGGCGACCCCGAGACGCAGGCGGCGGCGCGTGCGGCGAGCGAGCAGCTGGGCATCCCGGCTTCGGCCGTTACGGACGCCATCGCTTACGCCGTGAGCCAGCCGGCGGCGGTGGACGTGAACGAGATCGTGGTTCGGCCGACGGCCCAGACCTGA
- a CDS encoding helix-turn-helix domain-containing protein has product MSGNELGEFLRAQRARLAPEDAGVTSHRPRRVSGLRREEVAVLAGVSADYYARLEQGRERNPSGPVLDAIGRALRLNADGLWHAYRLAGLVPRVPDHRRDDVSPELLRLMDTFPNAVTYVANRRLDLLATNELADALLSPVGKPANMVRTLFDDPAARELFVEWDDIVASAVDALRLASGYDREEVGELVDELLATSEEFAVLWRNHGVKGLAGTRKTFHHPAVGRIVLDYQTFDVRDASGQYLLVGIAEPNSASADALALLGSLHEVADLRR; this is encoded by the coding sequence GTGAGCGGCAACGAGCTGGGAGAATTCCTGCGCGCGCAGCGGGCCCGGCTGGCGCCCGAGGACGCGGGCGTGACCAGTCATCGCCCGAGGAGGGTGAGCGGGCTGCGGCGCGAGGAGGTCGCGGTGCTGGCGGGCGTCAGCGCGGACTACTACGCGCGCCTCGAGCAGGGGCGCGAGCGCAACCCGTCCGGGCCGGTGCTGGACGCGATCGGGCGGGCGCTGCGGCTGAACGCCGATGGCCTCTGGCACGCCTACCGCCTCGCCGGGCTCGTGCCGCGTGTGCCGGACCACCGGCGCGACGACGTCTCCCCCGAGCTGCTGCGGCTCATGGACACCTTCCCCAACGCGGTCACATACGTCGCCAATCGGCGCCTCGACCTGCTGGCGACCAACGAGCTCGCCGACGCGCTCCTGTCCCCCGTCGGCAAGCCGGCGAACATGGTGCGCACGCTGTTCGACGACCCGGCAGCGCGCGAGCTGTTCGTGGAGTGGGACGACATCGTGGCCAGCGCCGTCGATGCGTTGCGGCTCGCGAGCGGCTACGACCGCGAGGAGGTCGGCGAGCTCGTGGACGAGCTGCTGGCCACGAGCGAGGAATTCGCCGTTCTGTGGCGAAACCACGGTGTGAAGGGGCTCGCGGGTACGCGCAAGACGTTCCACCACCCCGCCGTCGGGCGGATCGTGCTGGACTACCAGACGTTCGACGTGCGCGACGCGTCCGGCCAGTACCTGCTGGTGGGCATCGCGGAGCCGAACAGCGCGAGTGCCGACGCGCTGGCGTTGCTGGGGTCGTTGCACGAGGTGGCCGACCTGCGGCGATGA
- a CDS encoding GatB/YqeY domain-containing protein, with translation MRASLRAGLTTALKNRDRVATTALRSALAAIDNAEAVPADQLSTATGTEHVVGAALGVGAAEAERRDLTEADVRAIVENEVLERTTAADEYERLGRTEAAERLHAEADVLRQHLEPAS, from the coding sequence ATGCGCGCCAGCCTTCGTGCCGGCCTGACGACGGCACTCAAGAACCGCGACCGCGTCGCCACCACCGCCCTGCGCTCGGCACTGGCGGCGATCGACAACGCCGAGGCCGTGCCGGCCGATCAGCTGTCCACGGCGACCGGGACGGAACACGTCGTGGGTGCGGCGCTGGGTGTCGGCGCCGCCGAGGCCGAGCGTCGTGATCTGACGGAAGCCGATGTGCGCGCGATCGTCGAGAACGAGGTGCTGGAGCGCACGACTGCCGCGGACGAGTACGAGAGGCTCGGCCGGACCGAGGCCGCGGAGCGGCTGCACGCGGAAGCCGACGTGCTGAGGCAGCACCTGGAGCCGGCCTCCTGA
- a CDS encoding carboxymuconolactone decarboxylase family protein: MPHATHPRIAPLPLEEMAPKEQKLAKLGADEVIRVLARNPSLMKASSSLGEHLLSQGKLHPRVRELAILRVALRCEAPYEWANHVPAALGAGATADEINALSDPAASWSPEDDAVLRAADELCTAAFVSDETWAALASTLDEATILEVLFLVGYYRMMAGFLNSAGVEVKPGQPVLGERVAPAVVAEAVVAGALPFSGETGADGTWHITFTHPAGSKELVLNLETVADGVAGSIVDTQLGVTVPIVSGSVAGDRLEFTAVVTDPARFDIGVVGTVDGDVFTGSVTISGGGTFPFSGVRAR, translated from the coding sequence ATGCCTCATGCAACCCATCCCCGGATCGCGCCGCTTCCGTTGGAGGAAATGGCGCCGAAGGAGCAGAAGCTCGCGAAACTCGGTGCCGACGAGGTGATCCGGGTGCTCGCGCGGAACCCGTCGTTGATGAAGGCTTCGTCGAGTCTCGGCGAACACCTGCTGTCTCAAGGCAAGCTGCACCCGCGTGTCCGGGAATTGGCGATCTTACGGGTCGCGCTGCGGTGTGAAGCGCCGTACGAATGGGCCAACCACGTGCCCGCCGCGCTCGGCGCCGGCGCGACGGCGGACGAGATCAACGCGTTGTCGGACCCGGCCGCGTCGTGGTCGCCGGAGGACGACGCGGTGCTGCGGGCGGCCGACGAGTTGTGCACCGCGGCGTTCGTCTCGGACGAAACATGGGCGGCGCTCGCGTCGACGCTCGATGAGGCGACGATCCTCGAGGTGCTGTTCCTTGTCGGCTACTACCGGATGATGGCGGGGTTCCTGAACTCCGCGGGGGTCGAGGTGAAGCCGGGGCAGCCGGTGCTGGGCGAGCGTGTGGCGCCGGCGGTCGTCGCGGAGGCGGTCGTGGCCGGCGCGTTGCCGTTCAGCGGCGAAACCGGCGCCGACGGGACGTGGCACATCACCTTCACGCACCCCGCGGGGAGCAAGGAGCTGGTGCTGAACCTCGAAACCGTCGCCGACGGCGTGGCTGGGTCCATCGTGGACACTCAGCTGGGCGTGACGGTCCCCATCGTGTCGGGCAGTGTCGCCGGTGATCGGCTGGAGTTCACCGCCGTGGTGACCGATCCGGCGCGGTTCGACATCGGCGTGGTGGGCACGGTCGACGGTGACGTGTTCACCGGATCGGTGACGATTTCAGGTGGCGGGACATTCCCGTTTTCGGGTGTGCGCGCGAGGTGA
- a CDS encoding TetR/AcrR family transcriptional regulator: MAEPEDLTARARIRDAAMQLFGEHGFEGATIRGIAEAAGVSSGLVRHHFGSKQALRDACDAHLVKLIHRLNDQALAGAGGNHVAAARIAVGPYQAYLSRALVDGGAAPLFDEMVRLGAQWLADVDRTRPDAPDVAPEVRAAVSTAMALSITVLHEHVSRAMGVDVFSPEGDVLLARALIDLYSHPMLSAEDARKALDGIERHR, translated from the coding sequence GTGGCCGAACCCGAGGACTTGACGGCGCGCGCCCGGATCCGCGACGCGGCGATGCAGCTCTTCGGCGAGCACGGGTTCGAGGGCGCGACGATCCGTGGCATCGCTGAGGCGGCGGGAGTGTCGTCGGGCCTGGTGCGACACCACTTCGGGTCCAAGCAGGCGCTGCGCGATGCGTGCGACGCACACCTGGTGAAGCTGATCCACCGCCTCAACGACCAGGCGCTCGCGGGCGCGGGCGGCAACCACGTGGCGGCCGCGCGGATCGCCGTCGGGCCGTACCAGGCGTACCTCTCGCGGGCGTTGGTGGACGGCGGCGCCGCGCCGTTGTTCGACGAGATGGTGCGGTTGGGGGCGCAGTGGCTGGCCGACGTCGATCGGACGCGGCCGGACGCGCCGGACGTCGCGCCCGAAGTGAGGGCGGCGGTGAGCACCGCGATGGCGCTGTCGATCACAGTGCTGCACGAGCACGTGTCGCGCGCGATGGGCGTCGATGTGTTCAGCCCCGAGGGCGACGTGCTGCTCGCACGCGCCCTGATCGACCTTTATTCGCACCCGATGCTCAGCGCCGAGGACGCGCGGAAGGCGCTCGACGGGATCGAGCGGCATCGGTGA
- a CDS encoding TetR/AcrR family transcriptional regulator has product MAETAPGRPGRPARWSRDDIVEAARRIVTTEGVDALTMRRVARELGCSPMALYRHVRDKDELLLLLLDHVAATLPRPTLPEDPRRRVVVLWRQLHDALAEHPWVVGVLAQGDLAGPSVLWLVEEILAGFVASGLAPRQAAAAYRIVWQYTVGVLTIRHATTTHAAERDQDAPQVQRTMLLDADAAELPLISSLAGEWPHAWDNYAEGLDALLDGLLARA; this is encoded by the coding sequence ATGGCTGAGACAGCACCAGGCCGGCCGGGCCGTCCCGCGCGCTGGTCGCGTGACGACATCGTCGAGGCGGCCCGCCGGATCGTCACGACCGAGGGCGTCGACGCGCTGACCATGCGCCGGGTCGCCCGTGAGCTCGGCTGCTCCCCGATGGCCCTCTACCGGCACGTCCGTGACAAGGACGAGCTCCTGTTGCTCCTGCTCGACCACGTCGCCGCCACACTGCCCCGGCCGACGTTGCCGGAAGACCCGCGCCGGCGCGTGGTCGTTTTGTGGCGACAGCTGCACGATGCCCTGGCAGAGCACCCGTGGGTGGTCGGCGTGCTGGCGCAGGGCGACCTGGCCGGCCCGTCCGTGCTGTGGCTGGTGGAGGAGATCCTGGCTGGGTTCGTCGCCTCCGGTCTCGCCCCCCGGCAGGCCGCCGCGGCGTATCGGATCGTCTGGCAGTACACGGTGGGCGTGCTGACCATTCGCCACGCGACGACGACGCATGCGGCCGAGCGCGACCAGGACGCGCCGCAGGTGCAACGCACCATGCTCCTCGACGCCGACGCTGCGGAGCTTCCGTTGATCTCGTCCCTGGCCGGCGAATGGCCGCACGCTTGGGACAACTACGCCGAGGGCCTCGACGCCCTGCTGGACGGCCTCCTCGCACGCGCTTGA
- a CDS encoding FAD-dependent oxidoreductase translates to MRDTTDVVVVGSGAAGLAAALAAAGCGEEVVVLEASPRWGGSTAVSGGQVWAPNNHLQAEAGFADSEDEALAYCRAAAPGRDPELVETFVRSVPEAVRFVEENSPIHFTVVHGYPDTFAELPGGKPARHLEAQPLTTDGLGSPDELLWPPPYGAAVLTNDEFFEHRMFAGGEPPFELMQRRLAAGEVALGAGLVVGLLRGCRAAGVELVRGCRVRRLIRTDGRITGVEAERDGTPWRLQARRVVLATGGFEHDPDLRSQLLAGPLSHPVTPPVQHGDGLRLAADAGAQLSRTGEYWSWPAFQAPDRRWPDDAGTPQAQLVMAERYLPHVIWVNAAGRRFVNEASHNCAVSFAELDANTHRPRNLPAWAIGDAQFRARYPVGGVPPHQPLPDWLPSADSLDKLAALIGIDAAALQHTVARFNAAVDAGRDDDFHRGETAYERAFGDTTAPHPNLGTVSEPPFFALPVHASSVGTKGGARTDHRARVLDWTGQPIPGLYAAGNAAAAVFGPGTIAGGITIASALTWGWIAGSDAP, encoded by the coding sequence ATGAGAGACACGACGGACGTGGTGGTCGTCGGCTCCGGCGCCGCGGGGCTGGCCGCGGCGCTGGCTGCCGCCGGCTGCGGCGAGGAAGTGGTCGTGCTGGAGGCGTCGCCGCGCTGGGGCGGGTCGACGGCGGTGTCCGGCGGCCAGGTCTGGGCGCCGAACAACCACCTGCAGGCCGAAGCCGGCTTCGCCGACAGCGAGGACGAGGCCCTGGCGTACTGCCGCGCCGCCGCGCCCGGCCGCGATCCGGAGCTGGTCGAAACCTTCGTGCGGTCCGTGCCGGAGGCGGTCCGCTTCGTCGAGGAAAACAGCCCGATCCATTTCACCGTGGTCCACGGCTACCCCGACACGTTCGCCGAGCTCCCCGGCGGCAAACCCGCCCGGCACCTCGAGGCTCAGCCGCTGACCACCGACGGCTTGGGCTCGCCCGACGAGCTCCTGTGGCCGCCGCCGTACGGCGCGGCCGTGCTCACCAACGACGAGTTCTTCGAGCACCGCATGTTCGCCGGCGGCGAGCCGCCCTTCGAGCTGATGCAGCGGCGGCTCGCCGCGGGGGAGGTCGCGCTCGGCGCAGGCCTCGTCGTCGGGCTGCTGCGCGGCTGCCGCGCCGCCGGCGTGGAGCTGGTCCGCGGTTGCCGCGTACGACGGCTGATCCGGACCGACGGGCGAATCACCGGCGTCGAGGCCGAACGGGACGGCACCCCGTGGCGGCTGCAGGCGCGCCGCGTTGTGCTCGCGACCGGCGGGTTCGAGCACGACCCCGACCTGCGTTCACAGCTGCTCGCCGGCCCGCTCAGCCACCCCGTCACCCCGCCCGTCCAGCACGGCGACGGCCTTCGCCTGGCCGCCGACGCCGGCGCGCAGTTGTCCCGCACCGGCGAATACTGGTCCTGGCCCGCGTTCCAGGCACCCGACCGGCGCTGGCCCGACGACGCCGGCACGCCGCAAGCCCAGCTCGTGATGGCCGAGCGCTACCTGCCGCACGTGATCTGGGTGAACGCCGCCGGCCGTCGATTCGTCAACGAGGCCAGCCACAACTGCGCCGTCTCCTTCGCCGAGCTCGACGCCAACACCCACCGCCCGCGCAACCTCCCCGCCTGGGCGATCGGCGACGCGCAGTTCCGCGCCCGCTACCCCGTCGGCGGCGTGCCGCCCCACCAGCCATTGCCGGATTGGCTTCCCAGCGCCGACAGCCTCGACAAGCTCGCCGCCCTGATCGGCATCGACGCCGCTGCGCTGCAGCACACCGTCGCCCGCTTCAACGCCGCCGTCGACGCCGGCCGCGACGACGACTTCCACCGGGGCGAAACGGCCTACGAACGCGCCTTCGGCGACACCACCGCGCCACACCCCAACCTCGGCACGGTTTCCGAGCCGCCGTTCTTCGCGCTGCCCGTGCATGCGAGCTCCGTCGGCACCAAGGGCGGCGCCCGGACCGACCACCGCGCCCGCGTGCTCGACTGGACCGGTCAGCCCATCCCCGGGCTGTACGCGGCAGGCAACGCCGCCGCGGCCGTTTTCGGGCCGGGCACCATCGCCGGCGGCATCACCATCGCGTCCGCACTGACCTGGGGTTGGATCGCGGGGTCCGACGCGCCGTGA